AGGTAATACAAGTAATAAGACACCTGGAGCAACGCGGCTTCTTTGAATTTGCGAGAGTACTTCACTTCCAGTATCTTGCTCTCCGCTTCGATGACATCAATCTTGATGAGATCATCCAAGAGCACTTCCCGGCGAACAAGGTCAGGATAGGCTTGTTCATGCAAAAGCCGACCGAGGGTAACACGCTCGGAGAGAGGCTCCATTCGTAGACCTTTGCTATAAAGCCAAACCTTACGTTTGCAGACTGCCCAATAGTTGATCTTGATGCCGTTTGTCCGCAACCTTTCGAATTCTTCATCGTTGATGCTCTCAAGCGATAAACTGGACATCCAGGTCAATCTCCTCAGGAAGCAACCCTAGCCCTCGATCATAGGCAACATCAGCCACGAGAGTACCATCATTCAGCCGCGTAAGCCTTCCCGCCTTGTTCAGCTTCCAAAACGTCCCAATTGGAATCGGCACCAGGAGCTGAGCAGCCAGGAGGTACTGCTTGTGGCTCCGGTACTGGTCATATTCCTCGAATAGGGCGCGGGGCAGGATTTCCACACCCTGGAACATATCATAGAACTGCTCCCCTGTTTCAGGAGAATTATTAAGCGGGCGCAGAGCCTTCAGCACGTTGCGGAAAGCGCTCTGGGCTGACCGAAACCGGTCTAGTTCTTTTTCGGTCCAGCCGTTTTTGTAAACACTAAGAACCCAGTCTCTGGCCAGTTCTACTGAGAGTTCCGCTTCGTCAGCGGGGGCGGTATTCAAAGTAGCCTCCAGGCGTTCCAGGTCATACACCCACCGCAGTTTGTTTGCATTATACCCACGGGCTACGTGGACCTCGACTCCCCCAGGATGCTCGCCATAACGGTTGACCCGCCCGAAGCGCTGCAAGAGATCGTCTACCGGAGCTAATTCCGTAAAAATCGTATCGAAACTGACGTCCAGAGAGACTTCTACCACTTGGGTTGCAACTAAGACGCGCACGTTTGTGAAACTCAGACCTCCCAAAGATCCTATGATCTCTCTTTCCAAAGCGACGCGATCACGACGGGTAAAACGACTATGCAGAAGGTAAACATCCTGGATCTTACCCTTCAAACTGCGATACAATTCTTGGGCCTGAGCCACGCGGTTGGCTACAACCAGCACCCGATTCCGACCTTTTGCTGCTTTTACGATATCGGGGATTAAATCGTCTAGCGATTCCTCGTGCCACCGCAAGCGGTGGCGTGCTTGCGCGAGAAGTTTGCGCGTCCATGGATCCTTTTCATCCCGGGTAATCCCGTATTCACGAACCGTTTCTCCCAAAGCTTCTTCTAATATGGACTTGAGAAAAGGCGGAAACGTAGCGCTCATGAAGAAACAGCGC
The sequence above is drawn from the Syntrophothermus lipocalidus DSM 12680 genome and encodes:
- the cas4 gene encoding CRISPR-associated protein Cas4 — translated: MSSLSLESINDEEFERLRTNGIKINYWAVCKRKVWLYSKGLRMEPLSERVTLGRLLHEQAYPDLVRREVLLDDLIKIDVIEAESKILEVKYSRKFKEAALLQVSYYLYYLRRMGAGDLTGELRFPKERKKEQVSLSPEIESAIMEALRSIATIEAMDSPPEADFTTVCRVCAYCELCWG